One region of Solanum pennellii chromosome 6, SPENNV200 genomic DNA includes:
- the LOC107022736 gene encoding ankyrin repeat-containing protein At5g02620 yields the protein MMDPQAAKPVAPRKKMTKQLTGKRDDSSLHAAARSGNLVAIREILDETGEEDLAEMLIKQNSAGETALYVAAEYGYYQLVRDMIHYYDLVAAGIKARNGYDALHIAAKQGDLDMVKVLMEAHPELSMTVDVSNTTALHTAANQGHIEVVNYLLEAESSLATIAKSNGKTALHSAARNGHLEVLKALLNKEPGIATRMDKKGQTALHMAVKGQNLEVVEELTRADPSLINMVDNKGNTALHIAARKGRDQIVKLLLVQNETDTRVVNRSNESALDTAEKLGQSELVTVLQEHGVQSARSIKPQTTNPARELKKTVSDIKHGVHYQLETTALTRRRIQEIAKRVYKMHAQGLNNAINSTTVVAVLIATVAFGGIFQINGQWVDDPDDIPPDHTLGEANIGPNPAFVVFFIFNSLSLFISLAVVVVQTTIVVIESRAKKKMMSIINKLMWVACLFISIAYLSLSYIIVGDHNLWMPVLISVLGAVIMSTTFGTLCYWIVMNRVRSSNKRSLRKDSMTNRSRSWSASVLSDSDALNNEYKKIYAI from the exons ATGATGGATCCACAGGCAGCGAAGCCAGTGGCGCCACGAAAAAAGATGACAAAACAATTAACAGGGAAAAGGGATGATAGTTCTTTGCATGCAGCAGCTAGATCTGGAAATCTCGTGGCGATAAGAGAGATTCTTGATGAGACAGGGGAGGAAGATTTGGCAGAGATGCTGATTAAGCAGAATTCAGCTGGAGAGACTGCATTGTATGTTGCAGCAGAATATGGTTATTATCAGTTGGTTAGGGATATGATCCATTACTATGATCTCGTAGCTGCTGGAATCAAGGCGAGGAATGGTTACGATGCCTTGCACATTGCTGCAAAACAAGGAGATTTAG ATATGGTAAAGGTACTAATGGAAGCACATCCAGAGCTCTCAATGACAGTTGATGTTTCAAATACTACAGCTTTGCATACAGCTGCAAACCAAGGGCATATAGAGGTGGTGAATTATCTACTCGAGGCAGAGAGTAGTTTGGCCACCATAGCTAAAAGTAACGGTAAAACAGCTTTGCACTCTGCAGCGAGAAACGGACATTTAGAGGTTCTCAAGGCACTTTTGAATAAGGAGCCAGGAATTGCAACTAGGATGGATAAAAAGGGGCAAACTGCACTTCATATGGCTGTCAAAGGACAAAATCTTGAAGTTGTCGAGGAGCTGACTAGAGCTGATCCTTCATTGATAAATATGGTTGACAATAAGGGAAATACCGCCTTGCATATTGCTGCTCGGAAAGGCAGAGATCAG ATTGTGAAGTTGCTGCTTGTGCAAAATGAAACTGATACTAGAGTCGTCAATAGGTCTAACGAGTCAGCCCTTGACACAGCAGAGAAACTGGGACAGTCTGAATTAGTAACTGTCTTGCAGGAACACGGGGTTCAAAGTGCTAGATCCATCAAACCACAGACAACAAATCCAGCAAGAGAGTTGAAGAAAACTGTAAGCGACATAAAACACGGGGTGCACTATCAACTGGAGACTACGGCCCTAACAAGAAGACGTATACAAGAAATTGCCAAGCGTGTGTACAAAATGCACGCGCAAGGTCTTAACAACGCAATTAATTCTACCACGGTTGTCGCTGTGCTCATTGCCACAGTTGCCTTTGGAGGAATCTTTCAAATCAATGGCCAATGGGTTGATGATCCAGACGATATCCCACCTGATCATACCCTTGGAGAAGCAAATATTGGTCCGAACCCAGCATTTGTAGTTTTCTTTATCTTCAACTCACTATCCTTATTTATCTCTCTTGCTGTTGTGGTTGTCCAAACAACGATCGTGGTAATAGAAAGCAGAGCCAAGAAGAAAATGATGTCGATAATAAACAAGCTAATGTGGGTTGCATGCTTGTTCATTTCAATTGCTTACTTGTCCCTATCGTATATTATTGTTGGCGATCACAATTTGTGGATGCCTGTATTGATTTCCGTTTTAGGGGCAGTCATAATGTCTACGACGTTTGGAACGTTGTGTTACTGGATCGTTATGAACCGGGTAAGGTCATCAAACAAGAGAAGCCTCCGAAAGGACTCTATGACCAATAGGTCGCGGTCGTGGTCAGCATCAGTCCTCTCAGATTCAGATGCTCTAAACAAtgaatacaagaaaatatatgCTATATAG
- the LOC107021697 gene encoding putative pentatricopeptide repeat-containing protein At1g12700, mitochondrial encodes MRRYCVRNGIPFLSLSPNSHSCFTAISVRIFSNKSISKFDCGFNINCLDDAVILFKQMVTMKPLPSVVEFSKLFKTMINMKHYSAVVSLFREMQKLGIPINVIILNIVINSYCLMHRVDCAFSVLPIYLKNGIPFTVVTFNTLLRGIFAENKVKDAVELFKKVVREKICEPNTVMYATVMNGLSKRGHTEKTLSLLRLMEQGNNTKPNIINYNIIIDALCKDGNLDVAINLMNEMKQKDIPPDIVTYNSIIDGMCKLGEWEKCKTFFSEMVNLNIYPNVQTFTILTDGLCKEGKVEEAKEVMGYMIEKGVEPNIVTYNSIMDGYCLTGQLDEARRLFDFMINKCIEPSIISYNILINGYCKKKKLPEAMQLFCEISQKGPKPSTSTYSTILQGLVDVGRIGSAKNIYAEMLSAGYIPDLYTHNILLNGYFKYGLVEEAISLFNKLEKKGENTDIEFYNVVINGLCKNGKLDEAHALFEKLFSMGLLPNVKTYTTMINGFCLQGLLDEAKDMLMKMVGNNCYPNNVTYNVMVQGFLRCSRISEMTIFMKEMTGRGFSFDASTTKLLVNIIGDKPLVLDMIPELHLKNKK; translated from the coding sequence ATGAGGAGATATTGTGTGCGCAATGGTATTCCTTTTCTCTCTTTGTCTCCTAATTCTCATTCTTGTTTTACGGCAATTTCAGTGAGAATTTTTAGTAATAAATCCATTTCTAAATTTGATTGTGGGTTTAACATCAACTGTTTAGATGATGCTGTGATTCTCTTTAAGCAAATGGTTACAATGAAGCCTCTTCCATCAGTTGttgaattttctaaattatttaagACTATGATAAATATGAAGCATTATTCTGCTGTTGTTTCTCTTTTTCGAGAAATGCAGAAATTGGGTATCCCAATCAATGTAATCATCTTAAATATTGTCATTAATAGTTATTGCCTGATGCATCGTGTTGATTGTGCATTTTCGGTGTTACCCATTTACCTCAAGAATGGTATTCCGTTTACTGTTGTCACCTTTAACACCCTATTAAGGGGAATCTTTGCTGAAAATAAGGTGAAAGATGCTGTTGAATTGTTCAAAAAGGTGGTGAGGGAGAAGATTTGTGAGCCCAACACCGTCATGTATGCAACCGTCATGAATGGGCTTAGTAAAAGGGGTCATACAGAGAAGACTTTGAGTTTGCTCCGGTTAATGGAACAAGGGAACAACACTAAACCCAACATAATTAACTACAACATCATTATAGATGCCCTTTGCAAAGATGGGAACTTAGATGTTGCTATCAATCTTATGAATGAGATGAAGCAGAAAGATATTCCTCCAGACATAGTTACATATAACTCAATAATTGATGGTATGTGTAAGCTTGGTGAATGGGAAAAGTGTAAGACTTTCTTCTCTGAGATGGTAAACCTTAATATTTATCCAAATGTACAAACCTTCACCATACTAACAGATGGACTCTGCAAAGAAGGAAAAGTCGAAGAGGCCAAGGAAGTAATGGGATACATGATCGAAAAAGGTGTAGAGCCTAACATAGTCACCTACAATTCAATAATGGATGGATATTGTTTGACTGGTCAACTTGATGAAGCGAGGAGACTTTTTGATTTCATGATAAATAAGTGCATTGAGCCTAGCATTATTAGCTACAACATACTAATAAATGGGTACtgtaagaaaaagaaattgcCTGAGGCCATGCaattattttgtgaaatttctcaaaaggGACCAAAGCCTAGTACTTCCACCTATAGCACTATCTTGCAAGGTCTGGTTGATGTCGGAAGAATTGGATCTGCTAAAAATATCTATGCTGAGATGCTATCTGCAGGGTATATTCCTGATTTGTACACTCATAACATTTTGCTCAATGGTTATTTTAAGTATGGACTTGTTGAAGAAGCGATTTCACTCTTTAATAAGTTggaaaaaaagggagaaaatactGATATTGAATTTTACAATGTTGTCATTAATGGATTGTGCAAAAATGGTAAACTTGACGAAGCTCATGCTCTTTTTGAGAAGCTTTTTTCAATGGGATTGCTTCCGAATGTGAAAACATACACTACAATGATTAATGGATTTTGTTTACAAGGATTATTAGATGAAGCTAAAGATATGCTTATGAAAATGGTGGGCAACAATTGTTATCCAAACAATGTCACCTACAATGTTATGGTGCAAGGATTCCTCAGGTGCAGCAGAATTAGTGAAATGACAATTTTCATGAAGGAAATGACCGGAAGAGGCTTCTCATTTGATGCATCTACAACTAAGTTATTGGTAAACATTATAGGGGATAAACCTTTAGTCCTTGACATGATACCCGAGCTTCACTTGAAAAATAAGAAGTGA
- the LOC107023448 gene encoding receptor-like protein kinase HERK 1 codes for MLSSNSLFFILLLGFFCVCYGFDPVDEYLIDCGSSKDTNFGNRVFVSDKSGSGSKFLSVSQDILADNTKSSDSPIYQTARVFTQTSSYKFPITKLGRHWIRLHFSPFVYQSYDMSLATFSVSTQQNVLLGNFSPKKDVSVKEFSVNVTTGDLVITFSPLSDSFAYVNALEVVSVPDSLITDDASTFGPSGVFSGMYAQALETVARVNMGGPAVSSENDTLWRSWVPDKDYLTQPDFAKSLSKIGSVKYLAGGATSDIAPPSVYGTCTKMNVDGAGNDASANFNVTWVFNVDVGFQYFIRLHLCDIVSTAANQLLFNMYVDSSNIASDFDLSSKVQSRLATAYYVDFVTPQANTNNISISIGPSPKSGFPDAFLNGVELLKLNNSRGSLADVSSIPPPSSSGSKKNIGVIVGAVVGVTLVLLVIGFLFCMRRRRKQEQLGLSKTWIPLSIGGGGLSHTMGSKYSNGTTLSAASNLSYRIPFAAMLAATKKFDESLVIGIGGFGKVFKGVLNDGTNVAIKRGNPSSQQGLREFQTEIEMLSQFRHRHLVSLIGYCDEKNEMILVYEYMENGTLKSHLYGSDMPSMSWKQRLEICIGAARGLHYLHTSYAKAVIHRDVKSANILLDENMMAKVADFGLSKAGPELDQTHVSTAVKGSFGYLDPEYFRRQQLTEKSDVYSFGVVLFEVLCARPVIDPSLPREMVNLAEWAMKWQKKGQLEQIIDPNLAGKIRPDSLRKFGETAEKCLADFGVDRPSMGDVLWNLEYALQLQEAVIQVDPDENSSNLIGELSPQVNDFSHVNATTSAMQFEASNLDDLSGVSMSKVFSQLVKSEGR; via the coding sequence ATGTTGTCAtcaaatagtttattttttatactgTTGTTGGGTTTTTTCTGTGTTTGTTATGGATTTGATCCAGTAGATGAGTACTTAATAGACTGTGGATCTTCAAAAGATACTAATTTTGGTAATAGGGTTTTTGTGTCTGATAAATCTGGTTCTGGTTCTAAGTTTCTGTCAGTTTCTCAAGATATATTAGCTGATAATACAAAGTCTAGTGATTCACCCATTTATCAGACTGCTAGAGTTTTTACTCAAACTTCTAGTTATAAATTCCCTATTACTAAACTTGGTAGGCATTGGATCCGTCTTCATTTTTCCCCCTTTGTGTACCAATCTTATGATATGAGTTTAGCAACTTTCTCTGTTTCAACTCAACAAAATGTGCTCCTTGGAAATTTTAGTCCTAAAAAAGATGTATCTGTTAAGGAGTTTTCTGTTAACGTAACGACGGGTGATCTTGTCATCACTTTTTCTCCTTTGAGTGATTCATTTGCTTATGTAAATGCTTTGGAAGTTGTCTCTGTACCTGATAGTCTTATAACTGATGATGCCTCGACGTTTGGTCCATCTGGGGTGTTTAGTGGTATGTATGCACAAGCACTTGAAACAGTTGCTAGAGTGAATATGGGTGGACCAGCTGTATCGTCTGAAAACGATACACTATGGAGGAGTTGGGTTCCTGATAAGGATTACTTGACACAGCCGGATTTTGCAAAGTCCTTGTCGAAGATTGGATCTGTAAAGTATTTAGCGGGTGGAGCAACGTCGGATATAGCACCACCGAGTGTTTATGGTACTTGTACTAAGATGAATGTGGATGGTGCTGGTAATGATGCTAGTGCTAATTTTAATGTGACGTGGGTGTTCAATGTGGATGTTGGTTTCCAGTATTTCATTCGATTACATTTGTGTGATATTGTGAGTACAGCTGCTAATCAGCTGTTGTTTAATATGTATGTTGATTCGTCGAATATAGCTTCTGATTTTGATCTGAGTTCTAAAGTTCAGAGCAGATTGGCTACCGCGTATTACGTGGATTTTGTGACACCACAAGCTAATACCAACAACATTAGCATTAGTATTGGCCCATCTCCAAAGAGTGGGTTTCCAGATGCCTTTCTAAATGGAGTAGAACTATTGAAGTTGAATAACTCTCGAGGCAGCCTTGCTGATGTTTCCTCTATTCCTCCTCCATCGAGCTCGGGTTCGAAAAAGAATATCGGAGTCATCGTGGGCGCGGTTGTAGGCGTGACACTTGTGTTGCTCGTGATTGGTTTTCTGTTTTGTATGCGCAGAAGAAGAAAGCAGGAACAACTTGGCCTGTCGAAAACatggattcctttgtctattgGTGGTGGTGGCTTGTCTCATACTATGGGAAGCAAATACTCAAACGGGACGACCTTAAGTGCTGCTTCTAACTTGAGTTATCGCATTCCTTTTGCAGCCATGCTAGCAGCAACCAAAAAGTTTGATGAGAGTTTGGTCATTGGGATAGGTGGCTTTGGTAAGGTATTCAAGGGAGTTTTAAACGATGGCACAAACGTAGCTATTAAGAGGGGTAATCCTAGCTCCCAACAAGGTCTTAGAGAGTTCCAAACTGAAATAGAGATGCTCTCTCAGTTCCGTCATCGTCATCTTGTTTCATTGATTGGATACTGTGATGAAAAGAATGAGATGATTCTCGTGTACGAGTACATGGAAAATGGGACCCTCAAGAGCCATCTGTATGGTTCGGATATGCCTAGTATGAGCTGGAAACAGAGGCTGGAGATATGTATTGGGGCAGCCAGAGGTCTACACTACCTTCATACTAGCTACGCCAAAGCAGTTATACATCGTGATGTCAAATCAGCAAACATATTGCTTGATGAGAATATGATGGCAAAAGTAGCTGATTTCGGACTTTCTAAGGCAGGACCCGAGCTCGATCAAACACATGTTAGCACGGCAGTGAAAGGGAGCTTCGGGTACCTAGATCCCGAATATTTCAGGAGGCAGCAATTGACCGAGAAAAGTGATGTTTACTCTTTTGGTGTTGTTCTGTTTGAAGTTCTTTGTGCTAGGCCTGTAATCGATCCGTCTCTTCCAAGGGAGATGGTTAATTTAGCTGAATGGGCGATGAAGTGGCAGAAGAAGGGACAACTAGAGCAAATCATAGATCCCAATCTCGCTGGAAAAATAAGACCGGATTCCCTTAGGAAGTTCGGTGAAACAGCCGAGAAATGCTTGGCTGATTTTGGCGTGGACAGGCCTTCAATGGGCGACGTGCTGTGGAATCTCGAGTATGCACTTCAACTACAAGAGGCAGTTATTCAAGTCGATCCTGACGAGAACAGTAGCAATCTCATCGGAGAACTCTCTCCTCAGGTAAACGATTTCAGTCACGTCAATGCCACTACTTCAGCAATGCAATTCGAAGCTTCGAATTTAGATGATCTATCTGGAGTTTCCATGAGTAAAGTTTTCTCGCAATTGGTCAAGTCTGAAGGGAGATAA